A window of Thermodesulfobacteriota bacterium genomic DNA:
TCTTAGGGAGATACGCAGTAATATATTGAGGGACATAGAGCTAAAGATGGTAGATCATATGGATGAGGTTCTAAGGGAGGCGATAGTATCAGAGGAGTCGGTACTGCATGAAGTAGTTGTGCCACCACCGACCACGATACCAATGGGTGAGGTCAGGCCCAATGTAAATCTGTCGTAAGAAAAATTGATTTACTACGAAATAATTTTTGAACTCCCTCTTTGTTTGGACAACAAAGAGGGAGTTTCTATTTAAAGGGAGGTCTGAATTCGTTAAAATTCGAGAAAGGCTCTGATTCAGCGAAAAAGAATACTATCCTTGTCCTCTCAGGTAAAGTGTTAGACAAGGTGAGAATTTTCAGTTATGAGAATGAGCCCTTTTAATTTAGTATATATTGAATATATTAAATAGGTTGTTTTTGGGCGGTTAGCTCAGCGGGAGAGCGCTTGCCTTACAAGCAAGAGGTCACTGGTTCGAAACCGGTACCGCCCACCAGTTTAAAAGTGGATGCAAGATCCACGATGCAGGATACATGTAAAAAATTCTTTAATCGTGTATCATGGATCATGAATCATGCATCGTGCACATGGATCCTGCATCATGTATCCTGAATCGTGCATCGTGTATCTATGGAATGGGGGCCGTAGTTCAGTCCGGTTTAGAACGCTGGCCTGTCAAGCCAGAGGTCACGGGTTCAAGTCCCGTCGGCCCCGCCATAAAACTTTTTAAAATCAAAAAAGTAGCAGAAGCCACCTTAAGGTCGCCATCTTTGTTTCCTCTATGCGGTTACCATTTAACGAATAATTATTCAAATCCTAACCCTCCTTTGAAAAAGGAGGGAATGAACTCTCTCTCTTTAGGGGCTTAGTCCTGAGCCAGTCGAAGGAGAGATTTAGAGGGGTTTTCCAGATTCAGAATCTGAAATCTACACAAGGTTTAAATTTAAAGAAACTTCATATCACTTATGTATACTTAACTAATTTAAATGTGGCTAGGATTGAAAAATTTCTAACCTTTATAGTTTTTTTATCGACTAAAAAGGAGATAGATTTTGGGTGAATTAATGTTTTCTGAAGATGATATAAAACAGATTGAGTCGCACGGATTGACTCTTGATAGAGTTAGGTCACAGGTTGAGACTTTTAGAAAAGGATTACCGTTTACGATTCTTGATCGCCCGGCAACTATTGGCGATGGTATCCTCAAAATAAATGAATACGAGCTTGAAAGACTGGCGGGCATTTTTTCAGAGGAATCGGCAGAAAGGGAATTGATAAAATTTGTGCCGGCGTCCGGCGAAGCAAGTCGTATGTTCAGATTGCCGCATTCTTTTTACAATCGTTATGATGAAATTAACCAGAAGATTATCAGAGCTGAGGCTGAAAAGGGTGATATTGATCATAAAACCTTCCTGAACTTTTTTGAAAATATAAAGAAATTCGCTTGCTATGAGGACTTAAAATCTGTTATGAAAGCTAACGGAAAGGATATAGAAGATCATATATCAAAAGGTCAGTTCAACGAGATACTGGAATATCTGCTTACCTCGAGGGGATTGAACTATGCGGATCTTCCCAAGGGTCTAATCAAGTTTCACAGATACACCGATCACTCTCGTACACCTTTTGAAGAGCATCTTGTGGAGGCTGCTGCTTATGCAAGAGATAGGAGAGGGATTGCCAGGGTTCATTTTACTGTTGCCAAAGAGCATGAGAGGCGAATAAATGACCATTTAGAAAATGTTAGGAGTAAATATGAGGGTGAAGGGGTCATGCTTGATATTGCCTTCTCGATTCAAAGACCTTCCACGGATACTATTGCTGTCGATTTGGATTATAAACCTTTTAGAACGAATGGCAATAAACTTTTATTTCGGGCAGCCGGGCATGGTGCCCTCCTGGAAAATCTCAATGATCTTAGAGGGGATATTGTTTTTATAAAGAACATAGACAACGTAGTTCCTGATAGGTTTACCAAAGAGATTTATTTTTATAAAAAGGCCCTGGCTGGTTATTTGATGGAATTACAAAAAGAGATTTTTCATTATCTTGGGATAATGTCTCGTAATGATTTAGATGAGGAAATGACGGAAAATATATTACGATTTTTGAAGGAAAAGCTTTCTATATTTGTGCCAGATGATTTTGAGAAGCCTTCCAGAGAAGAAATGAACAAGTTTATATTTTCAAGGCTGAATCGACCTATAAGGGTTTGTGGGGTTGTTAAGAATAAGGGTGAGCCAGGGGGCGGTCCTTTCTGGGTTAAACACGGTGACGGTACCCTTTCCTTACAGATTGTAGAATCATCACAGATAGATGTGGAAAACCCCGACCAGAAGAGAATATGGGAGTCATCGACTCATTTTAATCCGGTTGATATCGTGTGCGGCGTCAGAGATTACAAAGGTAGGCAGTTTGATTTAAGAGACTTTCGAGATCCCTCGACCGCTTTTATATCGATAAGATCCAAGGACGGTAAATACTTGAAAGCGCTTGAGCTCCCTGGTCTCTGGAATGGATCAATGGCAAACTGGATTACAGTATTTATAGAAGTGCCTCTTTTAACTTTTAATCCTGTAAAAACGTTACTAGACCTGCTACGGGAAGAGCATCAAAACTGCTAGTATTTACACTCTTATAAGTTAATCGAAATTTCATGAATAGGCATAAGAAAACCGCTATTGTCGATATTTCATTGAGAATAGACAACGCGTCGAAAGCCCCGGTCCGTTCCTTTCTTCAAGCGCTTCAGCTAACTGAG
This region includes:
- a CDS encoding DUF4301 family protein encodes the protein MGELMFSEDDIKQIESHGLTLDRVRSQVETFRKGLPFTILDRPATIGDGILKINEYELERLAGIFSEESAERELIKFVPASGEASRMFRLPHSFYNRYDEINQKIIRAEAEKGDIDHKTFLNFFENIKKFACYEDLKSVMKANGKDIEDHISKGQFNEILEYLLTSRGLNYADLPKGLIKFHRYTDHSRTPFEEHLVEAAAYARDRRGIARVHFTVAKEHERRINDHLENVRSKYEGEGVMLDIAFSIQRPSTDTIAVDLDYKPFRTNGNKLLFRAAGHGALLENLNDLRGDIVFIKNIDNVVPDRFTKEIYFYKKALAGYLMELQKEIFHYLGIMSRNDLDEEMTENILRFLKEKLSIFVPDDFEKPSREEMNKFIFSRLNRPIRVCGVVKNKGEPGGGPFWVKHGDGTLSLQIVESSQIDVENPDQKRIWESSTHFNPVDIVCGVRDYKGRQFDLRDFRDPSTAFISIRSKDGKYLKALELPGLWNGSMANWITVFIEVPLLTFNPVKTLLDLLREEHQNC